The region AAATGGGCCTCTTGTTCCGCGAGGGCGAGTTCCAGGGCTTGCTCGGTCCGGGATCGCATTGGCGCTGGGATCCGTGGAACCGCACGAGCGTGACGATCGCGTCACGCCGCGAGCCGTGGTTCATGCACGAGAAGCTCGACCTCATCGTGCGCTCGGGCGCGCTGGCCGGTCAGGCCGAAGTGCTCGAGGTGCAGGACCATCAGCGCGCTCTCGTCTGGATCGAAGGCCGCTTCAGCCACGTTTTGATTCCGGGCCGATACGTGTATTGGCTCGGTCAGAAGCCGGTGACGGTCGAGATCGTTGACATTCGCAATCCGCGGTTCGAGCACAAAGATGCCAAGGTCATCACGCGCTCGGTGTCGGCTCGGCAGTCGCTCGAAATCGTCGACGTGCAGCGCGACCACGTGGGTGTGCTGTTTATCGATGGCCGCTTCGTCGAGACGTTGTCGCCGGGCCAGTATGCCTTCTGGAAGAACGCCGCGGAAACGCGCGTCGTCGAAGTCGACCTTCGCGAAACGGTGCTCGACGTCGGCGGCCAGGAGATCATGACGGCCGACAAGGTAACGCTGCGCGTGAATGCTCTGGTGACGCACCGCGTGGTCGATGCGCGGCGGAGCATCAGCTCGTCGGATGACGCGCGACAGGCGCTCTATCGCGAGGCCCAGCTCGCGCTCCGCGCCGTGATCGGTGGCCGTGAGCTCGACGCGTTCCTTGGCAACAAGGACGCGGTCGCCAGCGAACTGCACGCTGCCGTCAAGGCGCGCGCAGCCGAACTCGGCTTGGAAGTGATCTCGGTCGGCATTCGCGACGTGATCTTGCCGGGCGAAATGAAGGACCTGATGAATCGTGTTACCGAAGCCAAGAAGGCCGCGGAAGCGAACCTCATCGCGCGTCGTGAAGAAACGGCTGCCATGCGCAGCCAGGCCAACACGGCGAAGTTGCTGGCCGAGCAGCCGACGCTCATGCGTCTGCGTGAACTCGAG is a window of Anatilimnocola floriformis DNA encoding:
- a CDS encoding slipin family protein → MGLLFREGEFQGLLGPGSHWRWDPWNRTSVTIASRREPWFMHEKLDLIVRSGALAGQAEVLEVQDHQRALVWIEGRFSHVLIPGRYVYWLGQKPVTVEIVDIRNPRFEHKDAKVITRSVSARQSLEIVDVQRDHVGVLFIDGRFVETLSPGQYAFWKNAAETRVVEVDLRETVLDVGGQEIMTADKVTLRVNALVTHRVVDARRSISSSDDARQALYREAQLALRAVIGGRELDAFLGNKDAVASELHAAVKARAAELGLEVISVGIRDVILPGEMKDLMNRVTEAKKAAEANLIARREETAAMRSQANTAKLLAEQPTLMRLRELEVLEKIAARGELKIVLGGDGQQGLASRVVNLI